In Desulfonatronum sp. SC1, the sequence ATCATTGGAAAGCACGGCTCCAGCACCGATGATGCAACCCTTGCCAGCGCACACCACATAGCAACGCAAGAGGGGAGGAAGACGTGTCGTTGATGCTGGGTCGTACAAAGGGGGGGGGTGAGAGGTGCCTGGAAGTTGGGTTGGTCATTCTTTTTTGTGTACGTGCCGCAGCCAATGCGGACACATTAGGGCTGGTTGCCTAGAGCGTTTGCTTCGGGTAAGGAGCGAAGTGTCAGTCCGCTACGCAAAGCAAACGCGTTAACATCGCTGGCCATCTTCTTCGTGGCCCACACCGGCGAACTGACTTCGCCACGCAAAACAGCTAACAATGCCAGAAAACGAATCAGAATACAAGATTCACTACGGTCGTTTTACCGGAATCGCTGGATAATGCCCTCACCCATAGCCCATCTTGCCGCCGGCGCGGCCGTTGCTACCGGATTCACCCGCAACATCGACGATCCGGCTAAACGTCGCCAAATCTGGGTAGCAGCCCTTTTTTTTTCCCTTGCTCCAGACCTGGACGCCATCCCCGGGTTTATTGCCGGAAACATGGCACTCTACCATAATCAGATCTCGCACAGCATTTTTTTCGGCACCGTGGCCTGCTTTCTCGCCACGGGCATTTTTGGAATGTTGTTCGGGCGGTTTCTTGACTGGTGGAGTTATCCACGTTTAACTTCGATAGCTTTGGTTTCCTACGGCCTGCACTTGGCCATGGACGCCGCGACCCTCGGGCCTGGGGTAAAATTGCTGTGGCCATTTACAGATGAACGCTTTTCCACGCCCGTAAGCATTTTCTACGGTGTACGCCACTCCGATGGCCTCTTCTCCCCGCATCACCTGATAACCCTCGGCACGGAACTGGCGACTATCGCTGGCTTTCTGCTGATAGCACATTTTTATTTCCGACGACGGCCTCGGGCTTTTGCGACTGTTTCCTTGAAATAGTGACCAGCTTCTATGACACACCCTACGCTGTGTAACCCTGAACAATATACCTCAGGCAGTCCATTGGAATAAACAGGCAACACTGCTACTCGCTCTGGGACAAGCTGTAAACACCTTGGAAATCCAAAAAATTTAAACAGAGTAATAAGGAGAAGCCTATGCTGGCGTGCCGCCGTTCCCAGCACCTTGCTTTATACCTCGAAAAATTCACGGTCCTCTTGATCCTCTTTGCTTTTTTCCTGGTCATAACTCCATTGAGTGCACGGTCATCTCAACCCACCGGAGATCCTCTTACCGCCACGGCGAAGGCCGAGCATGACTTCGGCAGCAACAATCCAGATGTCTACGTCAGTATGGGCGACAGTATTACTT encodes:
- a CDS encoding metal-dependent hydrolase, which encodes MPSPIAHLAAGAAVATGFTRNIDDPAKRRQIWVAALFFSLAPDLDAIPGFIAGNMALYHNQISHSIFFGTVACFLATGIFGMLFGRFLDWWSYPRLTSIALVSYGLHLAMDAATLGPGVKLLWPFTDERFSTPVSIFYGVRHSDGLFSPHHLITLGTELATIAGFLLIAHFYFRRRPRAFATVSLK